AACGTCCTCTCCGGCCAGCGTGCCACCGTCCTGGGGGACGAGCTCGAGCCCCTCGGTGTTCACGTCGGCTCGCGTCCCGTGGAAGCTGTAGAGGTGGTCCTCGCCGCCCGCGACGCGGAAGAAGTCGACCGCGTAGGAGTGTTCCTCGTCGACGGTGATCCAGGCGACGGCTCGCCGGTACTCGTCGGTCTCCTCGTAGACGTGCGGCGCCTCGACGTCGATCAGGTTCACGCGCTCGTCTTCGCCGTCGAAGTGACGCGGCAGGCCGACCCAGTGGTGTTGCTGGCCCGCCTTGTTCACGACGACGGTGTTGTGGCTGATCGTGTTGTCGGTGAAAAAGCGCCGCGGCGGGTGGTCGCCGGTCGACTCGGGATAGCCCAGGTCTCGAGCCAGCTCCATCTCGTTGGCCGCGAGCCCGACGTTCAGCGTGTCGCGGTGGCCGTGGACGGTGCCGCCGCCCTCGATGCCGTTGCGGCCGTAGTACATCCAGAGCTCGCGTTTGGTGTTCCCGAGGGTCGAGGCGCCGTCTCTGATCTCGCGATCCGTCGAGTCGAGTAACTCGAGGGTGTACAGCGCCATCCGGTAGCCGTTCGCGTCCTCGTTCCGACCCACGTTTTCGAAGCGGATCTCGGTCGTTCCCGCCGCCAGTTCGTGCGTGTACGTCAGGGTCTCGCGGCCGCTACCGTCGAACGCGAAGTCGACCGTGTCGACGTGCTCGTCGTCGATGTACACCTCGTAGATGCCGTAGGTGTCCGCGAACAGCACGTCGACGTCGAGGTCGTACTCGTCGCTCGCACCGACGTCGACCGCGAACGTCCACTGTTCGCCCGCCTCGTCCGCGTTGAGCTGGATCGCCTCCGGGAAGCTGTCGTCGACGTGTGTCGACGCCTCCTCGAACAGAGTCGAGAAGTCGTGGGTGACGCCGTAGGAGACGGTCAGGTAGTTCTCGCCGTCGCGCAGGGCGGCGAAGCCGTAGCCCGCGAGGTTGTCGCTTCCGAGGTCGAGCGGTCCTTCGGCGTCGATGATCGACTGGATCTCCTCGTCGAGCCCCTCGGGGTCGGCGTCGAAGATCGACCCCTGGATGCCGTCGGTGGAGTAGCCGTTCAGGAAGTGCCAGAACTGGGCGTAGTAGCTGTCGCCGGTAACGTGGTAGCCGTCCTCGATCCCCGTCTGGCTCACCTGGTAGGGCGGGCTCATATCGTAGGTGTGGGTGTCGCCGATCTCCGGGAACACCGTGTCGAGGAGCACGAGGTGGGAGTTGATTCCCAGCGCCTGCTGGAGCTTGGGGTGCTGGTAGAGGTCCGCGCCGTCGAAGCCGTCGTACCCCTGAAGCACCTCCGCGACTTGCCGGACCGAGGACATCTGGATGCGGTTGTACAGCTGTGCGGCCTCGTGCCAGTAGCCGTCGCGGTCACAGTCGTTGACGACCGGTACCAGCAGCTCGCCGCCGGTCGTGTTCCAGTTCTCCGGTTCCTCGTCCCAGACGTCGCCGTCGAAGATCTCGCCGCCGGGCTGGAACAGCCACTCGAGTGCTTCCCTGGTGTACCCCTCCTCGCGAACGTCGTCCTGAACGCGAGCCGAGACCGCGATCGTCGGGCGCTGGCCCCGGTCGGGGACGAGATCGGAGTTCTTGGCAGCGGGGAGCATCTCCATGATGAAGTTCTCCTCGATGTTCTCGCGAATCGCCTCGACGGAGTCCTTCGCCGGCAAACCGGGGTACTCGTCGACCCGGCCCTGCAGGAAGTCGAGCACTTCGTCGGCGACGTCCTCGTCGTCGAGGGCGGGGAAGAGCGCGTCGTACGCCTCGATCAGCGGCCGGACGAGGTTCGTCTCCCAGGAGCCGCCGATGACGCGCCCGGTCTGGCGGCCGCCGTGGTTGTTCCAGAAGCCGTCGAGCGACTGGGTGTACTCCGTGAGGTCCATCTCCGGGTAGACGTCCGCGATCCGATCGAGCATGACGAGCCCGGCGACGGCGTACTTCGAGTCGCCCGTCAGCAGGTAGGCGTCGGCGAGCGAGGGGACGAGGTCGTCGACGCCCCGCGGACGCCAGACGAACCAGTGGTTGTAGTAGGCGACGAAGTTCCAGCGGTTGCCCGCGCCGAGCCCGAGGTCGTTATTGTCGTCGTGCCAGCCCCAGCCGTCGTCGACGCCCCAGCCCTCGCCCATCTCGGGGTGCTCCTCGTTGACGAGCAGCGAGTCGTCGGCGAGGTCGGGGTCGAACATCCCGCGGTCGTCGAGGCCGCTCTCGCGGTAGGCCGCGAAGTCGTTCGTCGGGAAGACGAAGTTCCCGTCGCCGTGGGGGTTGTCGATCGCCGATTCGATCTTCCACGGCCTGTCCGTGCCGGGTTCGCTGTAACCGCCCAGCGCGTTTCGCTCCGAGGTCTCCCCGCCGCCGCGGGGGATCTTCTGGGAGGTGATCAGGCTCCAGAGACTCTCGAGGTCGGGGCCCCACCGATCGAGGTTCGATTCGGCAGTCGACACCGCGCTGTCCCGCTCGCTCGCCGCCCAGTCGTAGTTCTGGACGTTCTGGCGGGCGTTCTCGCGCATCTCGGTCGTGTAGAGCGTCGGCCGCGTCTTCAGGTGATAGGCGCCGTCGCCGCTCTCTTCGGCCGCGACGCTGCCGAAGCCGGTGAACATGCCGCCGACGATTCCTGCCCCGGTCGTCGCCAGCAACGTTCGCCGCGAGAATCCGCTTCTGTCGCGCGATTCGCCGGTATCGTACCCCGTTTCGTCTGACGGTCCGTTCGGTAGGCCCCGATGGCTATTGCCTGCCATGGTTTGCCATGGCGATGCCGGTAAATAACAGTTACTGTGTTTTTATATGTATTCGATATTTCAGAACAGTAGGACAGAAGTTCGACTCGCGGAACGTCTCCGAAAAACGACCGACTCTGGTACCCGGCAACGAAGCCACAACGCCACAAGAATATTATCGCCTCGCACGAGAGGGAGCGTATGGTCGATTCGCCAGCGGAAATGTCGGAGCTGTCGCTTTCGGAAAAGGTCGGACAGCTGCTCCACGTCGGGATCGGGCTCGGCCACCTCGAGACCGACGAGGGGTGGCCCGACGAGGAGTTTCGCACCGTCCTCGAGGAGCTCAAACCGGGCGGGGTCAGAGTGTACGGAAATCACGCGGTCACCCCGCACTTCATGGCCCAGTACACGAACCGGATCCAGGAGTGGGCGGCGGAGACCTCCCACGGGCATCCCGTGTTGATCTCCTGTGACGGCGAGTACGGCACCGTCGACATCACCAGACACGAAGCGCAGGCGTATCCGGCGCTCATGGGACGAACGGCGGCCGGCGATCGGACGCTCGCGACGGACGTCTCGAGCGCGGTCGCCCGCGACATGCTCGCGATCGGGTTGAACATGAACCACCAGCCGGTGGTCGACGTCAACACGAACCCGGACAACCCGGTCATCGGCGTCCGTTCGCCCGGCAGCGATCCCGAGACGGTCGCCGACTACGCCGGGGCGGCCCTCGAGGGGATCCACGCCGAGGAGCAGATCGCCGTCGCGAAGCACTTCCCCGGCCACGGCGACACGGAACTCGACTCCCACGAGGTGTTGCCCCACGTCCGGTACGACCGTGAAACGCTCGAGGAGATCCACCTGCCGCCGTTCGAGGCGATGATCGAGGCGGGCGTCGACTGCATCATGACCTCCCACATCGTCGTCGAGTGTCTGGACGACTCCCAGCCAGCGACGCTCTCGAGGCCGGTGCTCACCGGCCTCCTCCGGGAGGAACTCGGCTTCGACGGCGTCGTGATCACCGACGCGATGATGATGGACGCTATCGCGGACAACTACGGCGTCGGCGAAGCGGCCGTCCGGGCGGTCGACGCCGGCGTCGACCTGATTCTGACCGGCTTCGTCCCCGCAGCGGACCTCCGGGAGACGCGCGACGCCCTCCTCGAGGCCGTCGAGGAGGGGCGACTGTCCGAGGAGCGCATCGACCGATCCGTCGAGCGAATCCTCGCGCTCAAGGAGCGCTACGACCTCGCCGAACGGCGGTCGGTCGATCCCCTCGCCGCCCTCGAGACGATCGGCGGCGACGAGGGAGGCGCGCTCGCCGTCGAGGCCTACGAACGGTCGCTGACGCTGCTCGGAAACGACGACCTCCTGCCGCTGGCGCCCGATTCGAACGTCCTCCTGACGGGAATCCGGGGCGTCCACGCCCTCGAGCCCCACTTCGACGCCACCTTCGGCGACGTCGTGAGCTGTTCGCTCGCCCCGGACCACGCGCGCATGCTCGACGACGTGAAACCGGAGACCGAGCCGGATTCGATCGAGACGCAACTCGAGACGCTTCGGTCGCTCGCGGGAGCCGTCGACGTCGCCGTCGTCACCACGTACTCCCGAGAGGAGTTCTCCGAGGACCAGCGTCGGCTCGTCGACGGTCTCGCGGCCGACCTGCCGGTCGTCGTCGTCTCGCTCGGCCTCCCGAACGAGTACGAACGGCTCCCGGCGGACGTCGCGTACCTCGCGACGTACCTGCAGGATCGCCTCGGAATGCCGGCGCCGGTTCCCGACGCGGCCGCCGCCGCGATCGTCTCGACGCTCGAGCGAGACGTCGACGCCGTCGAGTCGCTCCCGATCGAGTGAGTCGGCGCAGACGGCAGTTATAAGGACGTTCCGAAACTGGATACCGGTATCATGCCCCCTTCCGACGACGATCCGTCCGCTCGAGCGGGTTCGGCGCCCGATCCCGAGACCGCCGCGTCGGTTCCCGCGGACGTCGCCGATCTCGTCGACCGACTGCTGTACGGAGACGAGCGAGAGCGACGGGACGCGCTCGAGTCGTTCGACGAACTCACAGCCGAGCGCGAGTCCGGGGCGGCGGCCGTCGCGGACCACCTCGAGACCATGCTCGTCGCCGAGGACGCGGAAACGCGCCGTCGGGCGACGCTCGTCGTCGACTCGCTCGTCGACCGCCAGCCCGACGCGTTCGCCCGTCTCCGCCCCGAACTCGCGGCGATCGGCTCCGACATCGCCGATCCGGCTCGCGAGCGGGCCGTGCTCGCGCTGTCGAAGCTCGCACTCGAGCGACCCGACCTCGGAGCGCCCGCGACCGAAACCCTGGTTGCGATGTGTCACTCGCGGATCGGCTTCGACGACGAACCGGCGGACGGAATCGCGGGGCCGCCGGGAGCCGGACCGCCGGTCGAGCGGGTCCGCGAAAGCCCGGAGCGCGAGCGGCGCGATGCGGTTCGAATCCACGCCGCCGGCGCCCTCACGCGCATCGCCGCCGAGCGCCCCGACGCCGTCGTCGATCACGTCCCGCGAGTCGGCGCGCTCCTCGAGTACGAGGACGAGAACCACCTCGTCCGCAGCGGCGCGTGCGAGGTGCTCGAGTCGATGGCCAGATCGAATCCCGACTCCGCCGAACCGTTCGCGCCGGCGCTGGCCTCGCTCGTCGCGACGAGCGTCGAGCGCACGGTCGTCTGGCGGGCGGCCGACGCGCTCGAGGCGCTCGCCGAGGGCGCCCCCGAAGCGGTCGGCGAGGCGGTCGCGTCGCTGGCCGCGGAGTTCGGCTCGCGCCTCGAGTCGACCCACCCCGGACTCAGGGGCGCCAGCGCGGGACTGCTCGCCTACGCCGCCGAGGTCGACCCGTCGACCGTCGAGCCGTTCGTCCCCCGGTTTCGGGACCTCCTCGCGGACGAGCAGCCGCCGGTGCGGGCGAACGCGGCGCTCACACTGGGGCTTGTCGACGCGGTCGAGGCCCGCGAGGAACTGGACGACCTCGCGACGAACGACCCCGACGAGGACGTTCGAACGCTCGCCCGCAGCGCGGTCGACCGCCTCGAGGCGGCCGAGGCCGACGACGCCGACTGACTCGAGACTGCCGTGTTCGCGTTCCTGACCGCGAACACGGCGCCTCCTCGTCGCCGTCCGAACGCGACCTACCGGCAGGTAGTGCCGATGCAATCACGTATTTACGGTCCGGTCGGCGAACAGATACGATACATGGTAATTACTGACAAGCACGGCGGTAGTAACGCGACGGAGACGGCGCTGACGCGGCGCAAGATGCTCGCGGCGAGTTCGGCGCTGCTCGCGGCCGGTGCGGCCGGCTGTCTCAGCGGCGGCGAGGACGACGACGGCGAGGACGGCGCCAACGGCGGCGGCGAGGCGGAAACGATCACGACGTGGACCTCGACCATCCCCGGCGAGATGAACCTCAACAGCATGGCGTCGGGGTTCCCGTGGGACGAGGAGTGGATCTTCTTCGAGCAGATCACCACGTTCTACGCCGACGGCGAGGTCGAACACGAACTCGTCGAAGACTGGGAGTACGACAACGACGACCGCACGCTCACCGTGGAGTTCGCCGACGGCTGGTACTGGTGGAACGGCGACCAGGTCACCGCCGAGGACATCTACTGGACCGACATGGTCAGCCACCACAGCAATCCGGAGATCAGCCAGTGGGAGGACCTCGAGCTGGTCGACGAGATGACCATCGTCCGCACCTTCAAGGAAGAACAGAACCCGATCCACATCGACTCGATGGTCAGCGGCGCCTTCGGAGAGACGGTTCGCGGCCACCGCGACTGGTACGAGCCGTGGGCCGAGCGACTCGCGGAGGCGAGCGACCAGGAAGAGCGCGCCGAACTCCAGGACGAACTCGCCGAGGAGATGCCGATTCACCTCTCGACGGCCGTCGAGGAGGGGCTCGGGAACGGCCCGTACGCGATCACCGAGTTCGACGAGCAGTCGATCCGCCTCGAGTTGAACGACGACCACCCCTACGCCGACGAGATGGACATTCCCCGCCTCGAGATCATCCTCGCCGCGGACGACGCGCTCGCCCAGCGCATCCTCGGCGGCGACATCGACTTCGGGAGCGGGCTCCTCGAGACGCACATCGGCGACGCGGAGCGACCCGACCACCTCGATGACGTCGTCCGGTACGACGACACGTACATGCGGAACGTCAAATTCTACGAGCAGGGGCCGGGCGAGGCGCACATGCGCACCCTGGAGGTCCGACGTGCGATCGCGCACGTCCTCGATAATCCCGATATTTCGGAGAACTACGCCACGCCGAGTACGCCGCGGGAAGCACAGACCGGCATGACCGCCGCCGTCACCGAGACGTTCTTCGACGACGAGTTTATCGACGACTTCATCGACTACCCGTACCAGGCCGACGAGGACGGTGCGATCGACCTGATGGAGTCCGCGGGCTACGAACTCGACGGCGACGACTGGGTCGACGAAGACGGCGACCGGGTCGAACTCGAGATGGTGATCCCCGACCGGCACACGAACATCGCGCGAACGGTCGTCGATCAGCTCAACGAGTTCGGATTCACAGTGGATCTGAACGTCCTCGAGGGAGCGACGTACAACGATCGGCGCTCGGACGTGATCGACTGGGATCTCACCGTCGGCGAGCACGGCGGGATGATCGCCCACCCGTGGTACTACTTTCGGCTCGAACACCAGCACTCGAACGACTTCGGCGAGATCGACGTCGCGATGGACGCCATCGAGGAAGGCGAGACGCGCACGCCGTACAACGGACGCCAGACGGTCGTCGACCTCCCCACCGAGGTCGGCCAGGAAGATCCCAGCGGCTCGACCGAGGAGGTCAATCTCGTCGAACTCTACAACGAGTGGTGGATCACCCAGACCGACGAACGAAACCAGGAGATCGCCGAGACGTTCGCGTGGTGGTTCAACTACTACGTCCCGATGGTCGACCTCGTCGAACTCGAGACGGGGTCGTTCGGAAACACGCGGGACTTCCAGTTCGACACGGAAACGAACGACTGGCAGACCTACCGGGGCGACTACCGCGCGCTACGTCGCGGCCGGATTACCGCCGGCACCGACTGAACCGCCGCCGACCGAAAGCGCACTGCCAGCAGGGGTATCTACACCCTCGGAACGTAGTTTTTGGAAATCACCGATAGATTTACTACCTGTTGGTGGGAGATGGTGTCTGTATGTCAGACAGTCACAAGAAGGGGAGTGAATCGCGAGGCGACTCGAGTCCGTCGAGCGACGCGAGCGGCCCCGCCCGCCGCGACTTCATGAAAGGAACGGCGGCAGCGTTCGCGGTTGCAGGAACCGGCCTCGTACCGATGCAAGCGGCCGCGAGCGAGGACGGCGGCTGGGAGGCAGAGACGATCCGCGCCGACGACGGGATCGTCGCCGCGTCCCAGCCGGTCGCGGCGGAGGTCGGCGCGGAGGTGCTCGATGCGGGCGGGAACGCGTTCGACGCCGCTGCGGCGGTTCAGCTTGCGCTGACGGTCGTCGACCCGTACGGTTCGGGCCTCGGCGGCAGCGGGATGATGGTCGGCTACTCCGCCGCCGACGAGCGGACCTACACCCTGAACAGCCAGGTCCGCGCGCCGATCGACGCCTCGGTCGATATCAGGTACGACGAGGACGGCAACCTCAAACCATCCAACGACCGCCGCTTCGGCGGTATCGCGGTCGGAACCCCGGGTACCCTCAGGGGTCTCGACGTGATGGTGAAGAACTGGGGAACGATGGATCTCTCGGAACTGGCGGGCCGCCCCGCCGAGATCGCCGAAGACGGGTTCGAGGTCGACGAACGACTCGCGAGCGTCGTCGCGGGGGTCGCCTGGCGGTTCAACGACGCCGCCGAGGAGATCTGGGGGACCGACGGCGATCCCGTACAGGCGGGAGAAACCGTCGTCCAGGAGGATCTCGGGAGGACGCTCCGTCTAATCGAGGACGACGGGATCAGACCGTTCTACCGCGGCGAGATCGCCGAGGCGATCGTCGAAACCGTTCGCGACGCCGGCGGCGTGATGCGGATGGCCGACCTCCAGTCGTACCGACCGACGCTCGACAGACCGACGCAGATACGATACGACAACCCCCACCCCACGATCGCGAACAACGAACCGATCGACGTCGTCTCCGCGCCGGCGCCGATCGAGGGCGGCTACATCGTTCCGGGGATGCTGAAACTCCTCGACGAACTCGACGTCTCCGACGTCGACTCGCTGTCGGCCGAACGGTTCAACCTCACCTGGCAGGCTCGAGCGGCGATGGAAAATCCCGTGATCACGACCGCCGCCGATCCCGAGTTCGTCGACGTGCCGTCGTCGGGCATCCTCGACGACGACTTCCTCGACACCCGACGGGACCTGATGACCCCCGGCGAACGAAATCCGGACCTCCTGGACGAGGAGAGCGACCCGTGGGCCTACCAGGCAGGCGAGCCGTGGACGACCGACCCGCCGGTCGGGATCGACGACGAGGACGTCCCGGACGAACACGAACCACCGGAGCAGGACACGACGCACTTCACCGTCGCCGACGGCGACGGCAACGTCGTCTCGTTCACCGGCACGCTCTCCTCCGGTTTCGGCACCGGAGCGATCGTTCCGGAGTACGGCTTCTTCCTCAATAACTCGGTGGCCCAGCTCGCGAACAGCGGCCCGACCCAGATCGGACCGCTCCGTCGGTACACCACCACCGTCGCACCGACGCTCGTGCTCCGGGGCGGGAAGCCGTTGTTCACCTGCGGCTCTCCAGGTGGGATCGTCATCTCCCAGGCCGTCGCGGACGTGCTGGTAAACGTCCTCGAGTACGGCATGACCCTCAAGGAGGCGGTCGAACACCCGCGGATGTACGTCTTCACCGGTCAGTGGGAGCCGGGGACCCCCGAGGAGACGATCGACGGCCTCGAGGACCTCGGCTACGAGATGAACGCCTCGCCGGGCGGCGGCGTCGGCGACACGCAGATGATCGCCGTCGACCAGGAACGAGGTGAACTCGTCGGCGTCTACGACCCCAGACGCGGCGGCGGCGTCAGCGGCGTCGGCACCGATCGCAAGCGGGCGCCGCGGCGCTAACCGCGGACGAACCTTCCGAGCGCAACTGTTTTACCGTCCGAGTCACGTGCAGTTACCAGCCATGAAATTCGGGTTGTGTACGCTCTCGCGGACCGAGTCGCCGGTCGAATCCGTCGTCCGGACGGCGGGGGACGTCGGCTACGACGGCGTCGAAATCTGGGGCAAAGATCACGTGGACAGCGGCGACGAGGGCGTCTGCCGGTCGATCCGCGACGCAGCGCAGACTCACGACCTCGAGATCCCGGTGTACGGCTCCTACGCTCGAGCCGGCAGCGCCGAGTTCGGCGACGAGATTGCCGACGAGGTTGCGATCGCGGATCGGCTGGACGCGGACCTGATCCGCCTCTGGGCGGGGAGTCAGGAGTACGGCGATCACGACGACGCCCACTGGGAGGCGGTCGTCGAGGATCTGGAGACGGCCGCCGAGCTCGCCGCCGACCGCGGGCTCGCCGTCACCGTCGAGAAACACGCGAACACGCTGACGAACGACACCGAGGGCGCCGAGAGGCTGATCGAGGCCGTTTCTCACCCCGCCTGTCTGCTCAACTGGCAGCCCGTCTTCGGGATGCCCGCCGACGAGGTCGTCGCCGACGCCGAGCGGCTGGTCGGTCTGTCGAACAACGTCCACATCCAGGCCGTTCCCGATCCCGAGTCGAGCCCGAGCGACCGCTGCCTGCTCGAGGACGCCTACTTCGACGTCGAAGCGATCCTCGAGGTCTTCGCCGCGGACGGGTTCGACGGGTTCGTCAACGTCGAGTTCGTCACCGACGACGTGGCGTACGAGGAGGCGATCGAGGCGGATCTCGAGTACCTCCGCTCGCTGGCAGTCTGAAAGAGGGGAAACGAAGTCGCGGAGGTTACTCGTCGCGCGACCAGGTCTCTGCGACCGGGATCACCACGCCGTCGTTCTCGCCGACGATGTACTCGTAGCCGCCGTCCTCGAGTTCGTCGGGGTCGGTGAACGCCTTGATGAACGTCCGGTCGCCGACGTCGACGGTCACGCGGTTGCCGCCGGCGGACTCGATCGCCTCGACCGGGTAGGCGCCGTTGCGGGCGTGCGTGTCGGGCTGGTCGAACGGCTCGTCCACGTCGACGAAGACGAAGTCCGCCGTCACCGACGGCTCGTCGCCGATGGCCGCGGCGTCGTCGTGGTGGCCCTCGAGAGAGACCTCGAGTTCGTTCTCGTGGGCCATCTCGCGGGTGAAGTCGTTGATGGTTCCCGTGAACCGGCCGTAGGGACGCTGAATGAGGGGGCGCCCACCGACGGGCTGGAGCAGCCGGCCGTCCTGAACGTAGGCGAACTCGGGCTCGCCGCCCTCGACGGAGTACGCTCCGAGGAAGCCGCGGAAGCGGAACGTTTCGTCGACGGTGACGACGTCCTCCTCGCGGGAGTAGACCACGTAGTCGGTCCGTCCCGTCGCGAGGTCGACTTTGACCGCTCGCGCGTCAGCCGGCTCGCCGTTCTCGTCCACGACGTCGACCGTTTCGATCGCCTCGATGGCGCGGTCGCCCTCGTAGTGTTCGATCACGGACGTGAACGTACTCTCTACGTCCTCGCCCTGACGATGGATCATCGCGTACCGCAGCGATTCGGGCTGGCCGCCGTGTTGCGGCGGTTCCCCGTCGGCCAGCGCCACCTCGTCGAACTCGCCGAAGGTCGTCAGCCGCATGTGGACCTCCTCGGCGTTATCGTCGCGGTGGCCCCAGTGGTCCTCGACGTCCCAGTCGATCGCGACCTTCTCGTCGGGGTCGTCGCCGCGCTCGACGTTCGCGAGGTAGTTGAAGCCGCTGCCGACCTCGTGGTTGTACGGGTGGTCCTCACCGTGGCCCGGCATCGGAATATCCTCGCCCGCGTACGTTCCCTCCTCTTGAGAGGCGAGGTCGACGCCCTCGGCGGTCGCCTCGCCGACCTGGCCGTGGAAGCTGAAGTGGTGGTCGTCGCCGCCGAGCACGCGGAAGAAGTCCACCGCGTAGGAGTGTTCTTCGTCGACCTCTACCATCGCCAGCGTCCGCCGGTACTCCTCGGTCTGGGGGTAGACCTGCGGCGCTTCGACGTCGATCAGGTTCACCCGCTCGCTCGAGCCGTCGAAGTGATGCGGGTAGCCGACCCACTGGTCGCGCTGTTCTGACTCGTCGACGACCACGGTGTTGTGGCTCACCGTGTTCATCGTCCAGTAGTCGGCCTTCGGCCAGTCGCCGCCGGTCTGCTCGATGTAA
The sequence above is drawn from the Natrononativus amylolyticus genome and encodes:
- a CDS encoding sugar phosphate isomerase/epimerase family protein → MKFGLCTLSRTESPVESVVRTAGDVGYDGVEIWGKDHVDSGDEGVCRSIRDAAQTHDLEIPVYGSYARAGSAEFGDEIADEVAIADRLDADLIRLWAGSQEYGDHDDAHWEAVVEDLETAAELAADRGLAVTVEKHANTLTNDTEGAERLIEAVSHPACLLNWQPVFGMPADEVVADAERLVGLSNNVHIQAVPDPESSPSDRCLLEDAYFDVEAILEVFAADGFDGFVNVEFVTDDVAYEEAIEADLEYLRSLAV